TTAACAAATTAGTTCCATAGGTGAAGAAAAATATTTGATAAAACATATTATAAATCACGGTATAAAGCATTCCATTACTGCCAAATAATTCATCAGCTATTGGAAAACCTATAAATCCAACATTAGCAAATACAGACATTGTGATAAATATTTTCTTGGTTGAATTATCTGTTTTGAATGTACCTGTAATAAGATGGGTGAGTATTAATGTGGAAATATAATACATAAAGCACAATAAGGCAGTAATTAAAAGCCCTCTGGATAATTCTTTTGAAAATGGATTGGATGATGATGAAAGAATACTTACTGGCAATATAGCATTTAATAATAAATTGGATAACCCTTTTTGAAATTCATTGGTTATAATACCTGCCTTTTTCAACACAAATCCAAATAAAATCATGAAAAATATTTTTCCAATAATCTCAATCAATGTACCTATTATCATACTGTATATGTCCTTCCATAATTCATAATTGTGCTCAAATAAAACCGTTATATGGCTTTTGAGCAACGCTATTGTGAAGCCATTTAATTAAAGTGGTAAAATCAAAAACAGGTAATTTAACCGCCTTTTGAATTGCTGCTGCATAAGGAGGCATATCACTGCATTCTAATAAAATAGCTCCTGTATCTGGTGCTTTTTTAATGATCTCCATGGACTTTGCAACTACTTCTTGTTCTACAATACTATTATCAAACTCTCCCCTGCCTTCCAATATACATGAAAATTCTGGTTCATGCCTTAGATCTTCAATAATTAATTGTTCTTTATTTACAATTCCGCAATTTTGTAATAGTTTATCCGTTAGGGATGACTTATCTGCAGTTAAAACGCCAATCTTTTGATTTGGTTTTATAATAGCAGTAATCCATGGTATTTGTATCAAACTTGAAATAGCTACAGGTACATCTAGAGCTTCCGATAGTTCTTTTTGAAAACTTCCAAAAAAACCACAAGCTGCACTAATAGCTCGTACTCCTTCTTTTTCCAACTGTTTTCCTGCTTTTATTAAATCGTCTAAAACACTTTTCTCTGCTTTAAACAACCTGGGTATATCTAGTCCATCTACTGCCTTTAATCTAACTGGAAAATCAAATGTATAGGCATTGACAATATTGCCTGGTACCATAGGGTACCAGACATGTTCAATATATAAAATGCCGATGGAATAACCTGCTATATTTTGTCCTTTTAACATTTTAACTTTACCGCAAGAATTTACTGAAGATATATATTCATATGTTCTATTATTCATCAACATTCTCTCCCATCCAATTGAGCTGTTTTAGCCTTAAACCTGCTGAATTTCAGCTGACTAATATCAAAGTCTGTTTCTTCACCGGCCGCCATTTGTGCCATTAGCTTTCCTGTAATAGGTGACAGACAAATTCCATCACCTTCATGACCTGCTGCTATATAAAAACCTGGAATTTCATTCACTTCAGATACTATAGGTAAATGATCTTCTACAAAGGGTCTGACACCAGCATAACTTCTTATACAATTGACATCTTTTAAGCAGGGAAAAAATCTCAATCCCCTTTCAGCAATAGCTTTCATAGCTTCAATTTCTGAGCGGTTATCAAATCCTCTAAATCCTCTGTATCCCCCTAATAATATATTCTCAGCATGGGTGTATTCAATATTAAATGCTACATTGTATTCTTCAACTAAAGCACTCACATTTCTTTTGAAATTAATATCATCAAATTTACTCATCATATATCCAAATTCTAATATTTTGTGAAATACAATTTTTTTAGTTTTTTCTGATACTAAATTCATGCCCTTTCTAGGCTGTATGGGAATGTCAATCCCCACCATATCTCCAATTATAGGTGCCCACACTCCAGCACAATTAATTATTTTCTTAGTAATTATTTCTCCTTCATCAAAAATAATTTTTTCAACTTCATTATTACTTCCTAATTTAATCTCCTTAATATTACAGTATGTAAATACCTCTAATCCCAACTTTTTTCCCTCTTCAATAAATGCAAAACATACTTTATAAGGACTCATTGCCGCATCTCCCGGAGTCCAAATTCCACCTACCATATCCTCTGCTAAATAGGGCTCCATATCCTGCAGCATTTTAGAGTCAATCATTGACATATCATATCCATCTCTCTGCTGCTCAGCCACATAACTGGAGGCAGCTTCATATTCAGCTTCAGTTTCACAAACATACAAACATCCTTTTTGGTCAAATTCAAAATCATAGCTGAACTTTTCTGATAATTCCTTATAATGGGCAATACTTGCAGCTCCCATTTTTGTATCAATTCCGGGTTTTTTATCACATATAAGTGCCACTGCGTCACAATGACTTGACGAACCATGTGCTATATCTCCACTATCAATTATTGCTACACTAAAGCCTTTTTCAGCCAGATGGTATGCAACACTTGTTCCTATTGCACCTGCTCCAATTACTGTTACATCAAATATATTATTCATTGTACTTCCCCCTCTGCAAGTTCTCCAAAAGAAATTGGTCTCACCGGCGGCCTTGCAGTTGAACTCCCTGCTTCCTTAAGTGTAATTCCAAGTTCCTGGCACAAAATTTGCTGAACCAACTTTTCGCAAGTTCTTCCCTGACATAACCCCATGCCAGCACGCACACGCCGCTTTACGCCAGTAACATCTTTTGCCCCTTGTCTGATTGCCTCTTTAATTTCTCCTAAAGTGACTTCTTCACAGCGGCATACTAATATATCATCAGTGAACTTCCCACTCACTACAATACCTCCCTTTTTATGCTGCGAACTTCATCAGCAAACTCCTGCGGTATTTCTAAAGTAACAACACAAGTATGATCATAAAATTTAGGATTCATAGTTTTAACTATCTTTCCACCACAAACAACTTCCCCTTTCCTGTTTACTCCCTTCACAAAACTGCCTACTTTGGGAAGGGGATAATACTCATAGGGAAAAGTAACTGCTGCAGTAGTTTCAGAATAGGATTTATCAACAATAAATATTGCCATACCAGAACATTTAGCAACACATATTCCACATCCAACACATTTGTCAAAATCAACAGTAGGCAAATTTATTATAGGTTCACCTATTTTTATAGCTCCTTTTAAACATGCTGTCTCGCACGGATTACAAGGTATCTCCTGTACACACTCTATAACAGCTACAGGCCCTTTACTATACCTTTCATTACCGGGTAATTTTTGAATTGATTTTAATTCTTCATATTCCAAATAACCTGTATCAATTAATGCCATTTTATCCACCTTCTTATAATCTTATTTACAAATTGGTATCCTTATTTTGTCTTCATATTCTTTCATAATTTGTTCTTTTGCCCTAAGACGTCTTTCTCCAAAAGGTCCTAATCTTAAACTTTTCAAACGCTGCCAAATTTCCTTTTTCTTATTTTCTGCAATATCATCATCTATATATCCAAGCTTTTGAGCAGCAGAAATGCCTGCAATACGTCCTTCTTCAAGCGCTGTATTAGCT
This genomic interval from Clostridium kluyveri contains the following:
- a CDS encoding aspartate/glutamate racemase family protein — translated: MNNRTYEYISSVNSCGKVKMLKGQNIAGYSIGILYIEHVWYPMVPGNIVNAYTFDFPVRLKAVDGLDIPRLFKAEKSVLDDLIKAGKQLEKEGVRAISAACGFFGSFQKELSEALDVPVAISSLIQIPWITAIIKPNQKIGVLTADKSSLTDKLLQNCGIVNKEQLIIEDLRHEPEFSCILEGRGEFDNSIVEQEVVAKSMEIIKKAPDTGAILLECSDMPPYAAAIQKAVKLPVFDFTTLIKWLHNSVAQKPYNGFI
- a CDS encoding NAD(P)/FAD-dependent oxidoreductase, whose protein sequence is MNNIFDVTVIGAGAIGTSVAYHLAEKGFSVAIIDSGDIAHGSSSHCDAVALICDKKPGIDTKMGAASIAHYKELSEKFSYDFEFDQKGCLYVCETEAEYEAASSYVAEQQRDGYDMSMIDSKMLQDMEPYLAEDMVGGIWTPGDAAMSPYKVCFAFIEEGKKLGLEVFTYCNIKEIKLGSNNEVEKIIFDEGEIITKKIINCAGVWAPIIGDMVGIDIPIQPRKGMNLVSEKTKKIVFHKILEFGYMMSKFDDINFKRNVSALVEEYNVAFNIEYTHAENILLGGYRGFRGFDNRSEIEAMKAIAERGLRFFPCLKDVNCIRSYAGVRPFVEDHLPIVSEVNEIPGFYIAAGHEGDGICLSPITGKLMAQMAAGEETDFDISQLKFSRFKAKTAQLDGREC
- a CDS encoding (2Fe-2S)-binding protein, which translates into the protein MSGKFTDDILVCRCEEVTLGEIKEAIRQGAKDVTGVKRRVRAGMGLCQGRTCEKLVQQILCQELGITLKEAGSSTARPPVRPISFGELAEGEVQ
- a CDS encoding 4Fe-4S binding protein, giving the protein MALIDTGYLEYEELKSIQKLPGNERYSKGPVAVIECVQEIPCNPCETACLKGAIKIGEPIINLPTVDFDKCVGCGICVAKCSGMAIFIVDKSYSETTAAVTFPYEYYPLPKVGSFVKGVNRKGEVVCGGKIVKTMNPKFYDHTCVVTLEIPQEFADEVRSIKREVL